The following are encoded in a window of Lacinutrix sp. WUR7 genomic DNA:
- a CDS encoding type IX secretion system membrane protein PorP/SprF: MNLKKLSLLAVVIFCTQFVNAQEGLPIYTDYLTDNYYLIHPSMAGAATCAKLRVTGRQQWFGQEDAPQLATVSVNSRIGETQSGIGAIVYSDKNGYHSQNGIYLTYAHHLMFSRNEIDLNQLSFGLSIGMIQYKLDETAFLNEPFDPIIAGIEQSSTNFNMDFGFSYNLYNFYAHATVKNVLNNKGINNDIHVTSNLRRYLLSAGYGFGKFGSDWSYEPSILFQYKDGTKEASFDINLKAYKKMEFGKLWGGLSYRRSLDGAEYIDGTSINSQKLQYISPILGLDYNNFMVAYTYAYQANSVVFNNAGFHQITLGLNFNCRKEKYHCNCPAVN; the protein is encoded by the coding sequence ATGAATTTAAAAAAGTTATCCCTTTTAGCTGTTGTTATATTTTGTACACAGTTTGTAAACGCTCAAGAAGGACTCCCAATTTATACCGATTATTTAACCGATAATTACTATTTGATCCACCCATCAATGGCTGGAGCTGCAACTTGTGCAAAGCTAAGAGTAACAGGAAGACAACAATGGTTTGGTCAAGAAGATGCACCACAACTAGCAACAGTAAGTGTTAATAGCAGAATTGGTGAAACACAATCTGGTATTGGAGCTATTGTATATTCAGACAAAAATGGATATCATTCTCAAAATGGAATTTATTTAACCTACGCGCATCATTTAATGTTTTCTAGAAATGAAATTGATTTAAATCAACTTTCTTTTGGATTAAGTATAGGAATGATACAATATAAATTAGATGAGACTGCTTTTTTAAATGAGCCTTTTGATCCTATTATTGCAGGAATAGAGCAAAGCTCTACCAACTTTAATATGGACTTTGGTTTTTCTTATAACTTATATAATTTTTATGCGCATGCAACAGTAAAGAATGTGCTAAACAATAAAGGGATTAATAACGACATACATGTTACAAGTAACCTAAGACGTTATTTACTTTCTGCTGGTTATGGTTTTGGTAAGTTTGGTAGCGATTGGTCTTATGAGCCTTCTATATTGTTTCAATATAAAGATGGAACAAAAGAAGCTTCTTTTGATATTAACCTAAAAGCGTACAAGAAAATGGAGTTTGGTAAACTTTGGGGAGGGTTATCTTACAGACGTAGTTTAGATGGTGCAGAATATATTGATGGTACTAGTATTAATAGTCAGAAATTACAATACATTTCGCCAATACTAGGATTAGATTATAATAACTTTATGGTTGCATATACGTATGCATATCAAGCCAACTCTGTAGTATTTAATAATGCAGGTTTTCATCAAATAACACTTGGTTTAAACTTTAATTGTAGAAAAGAGAAATACCACTGTAACTGTCCTGCAGTTAACTAA
- a CDS encoding VWA domain-containing protein: MKTVFKMSVLSLFFVSLTACQAKEKNQNTALVIHETKTIEPSKQFIKVALLLDTSNSMDGLIDQAKAQLWEIVNELSYAKCEDAKPNLQIALYEYGNDNLNGDEGYIRQVLAFSQDLDDISKELFSLTTRGGNEFCGYVIKTSIDQLKWGTNPDDLKLIFIAGNEPFTQGSVSYKDASTLANSKDVTVNTIFCGDYNQGISSYWKDGADLTHGNYMAINHNRATVHVASPYDDSILQLNRKLNKTYVAYGSNGNKKMENQAEQDDNAQGYSEANAVSRAVSKSSHLYKNASWDLIDASEDESFAYETLKDSELPEELKGKEEAEIKSYLDTKRKEREAIQTQIQDLNIKRKQHLAKQQKGDSDNLENAMLGAIKTQAKKKNYTWE, translated from the coding sequence ATGAAAACAGTATTTAAAATGAGTGTACTATCCTTATTTTTTGTTAGCCTCACAGCATGTCAAGCCAAAGAAAAGAATCAAAACACGGCTTTAGTGATTCACGAAACCAAAACTATTGAACCTAGCAAGCAGTTTATAAAAGTGGCTTTGTTACTAGACACGAGTAATAGCATGGACGGATTAATAGACCAAGCAAAAGCACAACTTTGGGAAATTGTAAACGAGCTTTCGTATGCCAAATGTGAAGATGCAAAACCAAATCTTCAAATCGCTTTATACGAATATGGTAATGACAATTTAAATGGCGACGAAGGTTACATCAGACAAGTATTAGCGTTTAGTCAAGATTTAGATGATATCTCTAAAGAATTATTTTCTCTAACTACAAGAGGCGGAAATGAATTTTGTGGCTATGTTATAAAAACGTCCATAGATCAATTAAAATGGGGAACCAATCCAGACGACCTTAAATTAATATTCATCGCAGGAAATGAGCCTTTTACACAAGGAAGCGTTAGTTATAAAGACGCTAGTACATTAGCAAACAGCAAAGATGTTACCGTAAACACTATTTTTTGTGGAGATTACAACCAAGGTATTTCTAGCTATTGGAAAGATGGTGCCGATTTAACACATGGTAATTATATGGCAATAAACCATAATCGAGCAACCGTACATGTAGCTTCTCCTTATGATGATTCTATTTTGCAACTAAACAGAAAGCTTAACAAAACCTATGTTGCTTATGGAAGCAATGGAAATAAAAAAATGGAAAATCAAGCAGAGCAAGATGATAACGCACAAGGTTATAGTGAAGCAAATGCGGTGAGTAGAGCTGTGAGTAAAAGTTCGCATTTATATAAAAATGCTTCTTGGGATTTAATTGATGCTAGTGAAGACGAATCCTTTGCGTATGAAACATTAAAAGATAGCGAATTACCAGAAGAACTAAAAGGGAAAGAGGAAGCAGAAATAAAATCCTATTTAGATACCAAACGAAAAGAGCGTGAAGCCATACAAACGCAAATTCAAGATTTAAACATAAAGCGTAAGCAACATCTTGCAAAACAACAAAAAGGGGATAGTGACAATCTAGAAAACGCAATGCTTGGTGCAATAAAAACACAAGCCAAAAAGAAAAACTATACCTGGGAGTAA
- a CDS encoding histidine kinase translates to MKDIKKYSILFSFLFLSHFLFSQQKDESVVEKQETSFVVRGSVNEVETHKPISHVEVSVNGGAYTTTNLTGDFRIEVKKGDKLIISHKDFITVNYTIKNDERIVVQVHPESEEGALYKRKIAVKPFNSIIDSAEVYLKKDAGKSIQFITEALSQSNATKQNAEAYEVLADVYLHWKQYDLAISNYKISLQNNTLNEVVLKLAKAYYKNKDYQESLQTYQNINLASLSNYQKTVYYEGLGDVYKKIVQLDTAISNYKKGLAIAEKHLIKPKITDLNSKIGEAYNASGELKEANNYFENALDLASQENKKRAVEEKVKVADFQNDNMAYDDEIQLRKEAIEEISELESDTLIDNESALTLQKQNYKIGNAYYQQKDYVNAVPYLEKSIAEAESREDFLVKKDAIRKLSETHRDAGDYNKALETYIAYQEAVDTLYAKMDQEITQARRFNKSIAEKQNRISSLESDRALSLSNYQLSIEQSKRQKLIIYSLFGGMLLLLIAAYLMYKYIKQQKLANNLLALKSLRSQMNPHFIFNALNSVNSFIASNDERTANRYLSDFSQLMRAVLENSEQDFIPLQKEVDLLELYTQLEHFRFKDKFDYSITVEDNVAINEFQIPPMLLQPYIENAVWHGLRYKEEKGKLEINISQKSADEITIAIIDDGIGREKSKSLKTENQKKQNSQGMNNIKKRVAILNEMYKDKVDVFIDDYKLEGDKGTRVVVTLKKD, encoded by the coding sequence ATGAAAGACATAAAAAAATATAGTATCCTCTTCAGCTTTTTGTTTTTAAGTCACTTTTTGTTTTCGCAACAAAAGGATGAAAGTGTTGTAGAGAAACAAGAAACAAGTTTTGTGGTTCGAGGTTCTGTAAATGAAGTGGAAACTCATAAACCAATTTCTCATGTAGAAGTTTCTGTAAATGGAGGCGCTTATACAACTACTAATCTTACTGGAGATTTTAGAATTGAAGTTAAAAAAGGAGATAAGTTAATAATTAGTCATAAAGATTTTATTACTGTTAATTATACGATTAAAAATGACGAAAGAATCGTTGTTCAAGTACATCCAGAATCAGAAGAAGGCGCTTTATATAAGCGAAAAATAGCAGTTAAACCATTTAATAGTATCATCGATTCTGCGGAAGTATATTTAAAAAAAGATGCCGGAAAAAGTATTCAGTTTATAACCGAAGCATTATCACAAAGCAACGCTACCAAACAAAATGCGGAAGCGTATGAGGTTCTTGCAGATGTATATTTACATTGGAAACAATATGATTTAGCAATTTCAAACTATAAAATTAGCCTTCAAAACAATACTTTAAATGAAGTCGTTTTAAAATTAGCAAAAGCATATTATAAAAATAAAGATTACCAAGAAAGCTTACAAACCTATCAAAACATAAATCTAGCTAGTCTTTCTAACTATCAAAAAACGGTTTATTATGAAGGTTTAGGAGATGTGTACAAGAAAATTGTACAACTAGATACCGCAATTTCCAACTACAAAAAAGGACTGGCTATTGCCGAAAAACATCTTATTAAACCAAAAATCACAGACTTGAATTCTAAAATTGGTGAAGCATATAATGCAAGCGGAGAATTAAAGGAAGCAAATAACTATTTTGAAAATGCGTTAGACTTAGCGTCGCAAGAAAACAAAAAAAGAGCAGTAGAAGAGAAGGTGAAGGTTGCCGATTTTCAGAATGATAATATGGCTTACGACGATGAAATTCAGTTACGTAAAGAAGCCATTGAAGAAATTTCAGAACTAGAGTCCGATACCTTAATAGATAACGAAAGTGCTTTAACCTTACAAAAGCAAAACTATAAGATTGGAAACGCCTATTACCAACAAAAAGATTATGTAAATGCGGTTCCTTATTTAGAGAAAAGTATTGCCGAAGCAGAAAGTAGAGAAGATTTTTTAGTGAAAAAAGATGCTATCCGTAAGCTCTCTGAAACCCATAGAGATGCAGGAGATTATAACAAAGCACTAGAAACCTACATCGCTTACCAAGAAGCAGTAGATACTTTGTACGCTAAAATGGATCAGGAAATTACGCAAGCAAGAAGATTTAACAAAAGTATTGCCGAAAAGCAAAACAGAATTTCCAGCTTAGAAAGTGATCGAGCATTAAGTCTGAGTAATTACCAACTTTCTATAGAACAAAGTAAAAGACAAAAACTGATTATTTATTCCCTTTTTGGAGGTATGCTTTTATTGCTAATTGCAGCATATTTAATGTATAAATATATCAAACAACAAAAACTAGCAAACAATCTTTTGGCTTTAAAATCGCTACGAAGCCAAATGAATCCACATTTTATTTTCAATGCATTAAACTCGGTAAATAGTTTTATAGCATCCAATGATGAGCGAACGGCAAATAGATATCTTTCCGATTTTTCCCAACTCATGCGAGCCGTTTTAGAAAATAGCGAACAAGACTTTATTCCATTACAAAAAGAAGTCGATCTATTAGAACTTTATACACAATTAGAACATTTTAGATTTAAAGATAAGTTTGATTATAGCATTACCGTAGAGGATAATGTGGCTATTAATGAATTTCAAATTCCGCCAATGTTACTACAACCATATATCGAAAATGCGGTTTGGCATGGCTTACGCTATAAAGAGGAAAAAGGAAAACTAGAAATAAATATAAGCCAAAAGAGTGCAGATGAAATTACCATTGCTATTATAGATGATGGAATAGGAAGGGAAAAGTCGAAAAGCCTAAAAACCGAAAACCAGAAAAAACAAAATTCGCAAGGGATGAACAACATTAAAAAACGTGTTGCCATTTTAAACGAAATGTATAAAGATAAAGTAGATGTTTTTATTGATGATTATAAACTGGAAGGAGATAAAGGAACTAGAGTGGTAGTAACGCTGAAAAAGGATTAA
- a CDS encoding LytTR family DNA-binding domain-containing protein, whose amino-acid sequence MKLNAIIVEDEKTSRDILKNYLAKYCPNVNILGEAANVEEALVLIRNNDLDLVFLDVEMPYGNAFDLLDKVGDRTFETVFVTAYNYYAIDALNAHASYYLMKPISIDELIKAVDYVVEIKTKEDALQDEVLVPKTNTVNGKITIPQQDGFEVLETANILYCKADDNYTEIYLNNNKKKLVSKTLKYFEEALNGSGFARVHKSYLINVNEITKYVKGKGGHVVLSSGKEILVSASRKADLLSYFK is encoded by the coding sequence ATGAAACTAAACGCCATCATAGTAGAAGACGAAAAAACAAGCAGAGATATTTTAAAAAACTATCTCGCTAAATACTGTCCTAATGTCAATATTCTAGGCGAAGCTGCAAATGTAGAAGAAGCTTTGGTATTAATTCGGAATAACGATTTAGACCTGGTTTTTCTAGATGTAGAAATGCCGTATGGTAATGCCTTCGATTTGCTTGATAAAGTTGGTGACAGAACCTTCGAAACCGTTTTTGTAACCGCTTACAATTATTATGCAATAGATGCTTTAAATGCACACGCGAGCTATTATTTAATGAAACCAATTTCTATAGACGAACTTATAAAAGCAGTAGATTATGTTGTAGAAATTAAAACCAAAGAAGACGCATTACAAGATGAAGTGTTAGTGCCAAAAACAAATACCGTAAACGGAAAAATAACCATTCCGCAACAAGATGGTTTTGAAGTTTTAGAAACTGCGAATATCTTGTATTGCAAGGCAGATGATAATTACACCGAAATATATTTAAATAACAATAAAAAGAAACTAGTAAGCAAGACGCTAAAATATTTTGAAGAAGCTTTAAATGGTTCCGGCTTTGCACGAGTACATAAAAGCTATTTGATAAACGTTAACGAAATCACCAAATACGTAAAAGGAAAAGGAGGACACGTTGTTTTAAGTAGCGGAAAAGAAATATTAGTTTCTGCATCTCGAAAAGCCGATTTACTTTCGTATTTTAAGTAA
- a CDS encoding gamma carbonic anhydrase family protein — MPVILPVNNKHPQIPEDCFVAENATIVGEVSFGSQCSVWFNAVIRGDVHFIKMGNKVNVQDGAVIHATYQKSPTTIGNNVSIGHNAIVHGCTIHDNVLIGMGSIVMDDCVIESNSIVAAGAVVTANTRVEAGTIYAGVPAKKVKDISKELIHGEINRIAENYVKYSSWFKE, encoded by the coding sequence ATGCCAGTAATACTACCAGTAAACAATAAACATCCACAAATACCAGAAGACTGCTTCGTAGCAGAAAACGCAACCATAGTTGGCGAAGTAAGTTTTGGAAGCCAATGTAGCGTGTGGTTTAACGCAGTCATTCGTGGCGATGTTCATTTTATAAAAATGGGCAACAAAGTCAATGTTCAAGATGGAGCAGTAATACATGCCACTTATCAAAAGTCCCCAACAACCATTGGGAATAACGTTTCTATTGGTCATAATGCCATCGTGCATGGTTGCACGATTCACGATAATGTTTTAATAGGAATGGGAAGTATTGTTATGGACGATTGTGTGATAGAAAGTAATAGTATTGTAGCAGCGGGAGCAGTAGTTACCGCAAACACTAGAGTAGAAGCAGGTACTATTTACGCAGGAGTTCCAGCTAAGAAAGTAAAAGATATTAGCAAAGAATTAATTCATGGGGAGATTAATCGCATTGCCGAAAACTATGTAAAATATTCTAGTTGGTTTAAGGAGTAA
- the murI gene encoding glutamate racemase, producing MSKQAIGIFDSGVGGTSIWRELNALLPHENTIYLADSKYAPYGNKSKEEIIALSKKNTELLLDKGSKLIVVACNTATTNAVQHLRENYNVPFIGIEPAIKPAALNTKTKTIGILATKGTLSSELFHKTTDLFTNDIQVIEQVGEGIVPLIENGNVDSKEMKALLQVYLKPMLDANIDYLVLGCTHYPYLIPQLLEILPSHVKIIDSGEAVAKQTKAVLRQHELLNNTTNKPKLQFYSNGNPKVMSQLLGEGFDVDYLDF from the coding sequence ATGAGCAAACAAGCTATTGGTATTTTTGATTCTGGTGTTGGTGGCACTTCTATATGGAGAGAACTTAACGCTTTACTTCCGCATGAAAACACAATTTATTTAGCGGATAGCAAATATGCTCCTTATGGTAATAAAAGTAAAGAAGAAATAATTGCATTAAGTAAAAAGAATACAGAACTATTATTAGACAAAGGCAGTAAACTCATTGTCGTAGCTTGTAATACAGCAACTACTAATGCAGTACAACATTTACGCGAAAACTATAATGTGCCATTTATAGGCATCGAGCCAGCGATTAAACCTGCAGCTTTAAATACAAAAACAAAAACCATTGGTATTCTTGCTACAAAAGGAACCCTTTCTAGTGAGTTGTTTCATAAAACAACCGATTTATTTACTAATGATATCCAAGTTATAGAGCAAGTAGGCGAAGGTATTGTGCCTTTAATTGAAAATGGTAATGTGGATAGCAAAGAAATGAAAGCGCTTCTACAAGTATACTTAAAACCGATGCTGGATGCTAATATAGATTATCTAGTTTTGGGCTGCACACACTACCCGTATTTAATTCCGCAGTTATTAGAAATACTACCAAGTCATGTGAAAATAATAGATTCTGGTGAAGCGGTTGCTAAACAAACCAAAGCGGTTCTAAGACAACATGAACTTTTAAACAACACTACCAATAAACCAAAACTACAATTCTATTCTAATGGAAACCCAAAAGTGATGTCGCAACTTTTAGGGGAAGGCTTTGATGTGGATTATTTAGATTTTTAA
- a CDS encoding OmpH family outer membrane protein, translated as MKQIKTLLLAATLFIAGTSFMQAQTKVAHINTQDLIAAMPAMKTAQAEMDKLGKTYEADIKAMVTEYQNKMKLYDAEAATKTAEENQKRMVEVQTMQQNIQSYQGQAQQDMQKKEVDLLKPITEKAKAAILKVAKAQGFDYVLDSTQGGGVIMADGKDLLADVKKELGF; from the coding sequence ATGAAACAAATTAAAACTTTATTATTAGCAGCAACATTATTTATTGCAGGAACTAGCTTTATGCAAGCACAAACTAAAGTTGCGCATATAAACACACAAGATCTTATTGCTGCAATGCCTGCAATGAAAACGGCACAAGCAGAAATGGACAAACTAGGTAAAACCTACGAAGCGGACATTAAAGCAATGGTTACTGAGTACCAAAACAAAATGAAGTTATACGATGCAGAAGCTGCTACTAAAACAGCAGAAGAAAATCAAAAACGTATGGTAGAAGTACAAACAATGCAACAAAACATTCAATCCTACCAAGGTCAAGCACAACAAGACATGCAAAAGAAAGAAGTAGACTTACTTAAGCCTATTACTGAAAAAGCAAAAGCTGCAATTTTAAAAGTAGCAAAAGCACAAGGTTTTGACTATGTTTTAGATTCTACTCAAGGTGGTGGAGTTATCATGGCAGATGGTAAAGATTTACTTGCTGATGTTAAAAAAGAATTAGGTTTCTAA
- a CDS encoding OmpH family outer membrane protein, which yields MKLKVLFLLAIVFMLSISTTQAQRGVRIGYIDTEYILENIPEYQEATTQLESKVQKWKSEIDSRLGVIEQKRKDLSNEKTLLTSELVKEREEDLDFEELEILEYQQNRFGPTGDLMIQKRQLIQPIQDQIFAAVQDIASTKKYDFIFDKSADVVMLYSADRFDISEQVIRAIVRTSKRDQANSKKERKNAKEEEVVPEVNETLDARKQALEDKKATRAAEAEQRRKEILEAREAKKEAAQNRRDSIVQARKQLKEGALDAKNNTEDQKEVSAASGDEKDSKTTEGKEPTTREEAAAKKLRDREARKQELEERKAKILEERRKAKEERENNNAEEEEEEGEDN from the coding sequence ATGAAATTAAAAGTTCTTTTTTTACTGGCAATTGTATTCATGCTTAGCATATCTACTACTCAAGCACAACGTGGTGTAAGAATAGGTTATATTGATACAGAGTACATTTTAGAAAACATACCGGAATACCAAGAAGCAACAACGCAGCTGGAAAGCAAAGTTCAAAAATGGAAATCTGAAATTGACTCTCGTTTAGGTGTAATAGAACAAAAACGAAAAGACTTAAGTAACGAAAAAACGCTTTTAACTAGTGAACTTGTTAAGGAACGTGAAGAAGATCTTGATTTTGAAGAACTTGAAATATTAGAATACCAACAAAATAGATTTGGTCCTACTGGTGATTTAATGATTCAAAAAAGACAATTAATCCAACCTATACAAGATCAAATATTTGCAGCAGTACAAGATATTGCTTCTACAAAAAAGTATGATTTTATATTCGATAAATCTGCAGACGTAGTAATGCTTTATTCCGCAGATAGATTTGATATAAGTGAACAAGTAATAAGAGCTATTGTACGTACTTCTAAAAGGGATCAAGCAAATTCTAAAAAAGAAAGAAAAAATGCTAAAGAAGAAGAAGTTGTTCCTGAAGTAAACGAAACATTAGATGCTAGAAAACAAGCATTAGAAGATAAAAAAGCAACCCGTGCAGCAGAAGCAGAACAACGCAGAAAAGAAATTCTAGAAGCACGTGAAGCTAAAAAAGAAGCAGCACAGAACAGAAGAGATAGTATTGTTCAGGCGAGAAAACAATTAAAAGAAGGTGCACTTGATGCAAAAAATAATACCGAAGACCAAAAAGAAGTAAGTGCAGCCTCAGGAGATGAAAAGGATTCTAAAACAACAGAAGGTAAAGAACCTACCACTAGAGAAGAAGCAGCAGCAAAAAAATTAAGAGATAGAGAAGCACGCAAACAAGAGCTAGAAGAAAGAAAAGCGAAAATATTAGAAGAGCGTAGAAAAGCAAAAGAAGAACGCGAAAACAATAATGCCGAAGAAGAAGAAGAAGAAGGCGAAGATAATTAA
- the bamA gene encoding outer membrane protein assembly factor BamA: MGKQVNNLAKLKYLKRSTKHFLAVIVTIFSLSTYAQETTFTKGNKYTIAEITVNGNTSFSEQTIITYSGLRKGSEIQIPGEDISAAIKKLWNSNLFNDIDIYLLKVEDNTAFLEIRLSDLPELNALKITGVKKGKKETITKENKLEKGVKVTENLVTTTKNYLQNKYKKDGFYNTKVNINTIEVIDTLNKAKVNMVLAIDRGKKVKVKDIVFTGNSVLTDKKLRGTMKNTKKRIYPRVWKRSKYIEEDYKTDLTSLINKYKENGYRDARILSDSLIKNNDNTVSLKINLEEGEKYSFGDISFIGNTVYSDEQLKRVLRVNKGETYNGVLLQERIADNTKPDAADLTNLYQNNGYLFSTINPVEVNAEGNVIDMEIRISEGKPTYFNSVTVHGNDVTNDKVIYRELRTRPGQLYSKANVVRTIRELSQLGFFDAEQISTDFKNPNPNEGTIDLQYGVVETGSSQIELQGGYGGGGFIGTLGLSFNNFSIKNILNKKAYKPVPRGDGQKLALRLQASKFYQTYSFSFTEPWLGGKKPVQFSTSVSHSKQFLYDSSTGNADKDKRFNITGLSVGLAKRLSVPDDYFTLSQAVSFQHYDLKNYNTGLFTFGDGYSNNLAYTIGLSRNNTFNDPVFPTGGSNFNVSAKLSLPYSLFNNVDYGELADERAELMETTNGNDDAFNRISEIDQERFKMLEFYKIKFKADWYTKVVGKLVLRPSLEFGFLGAYNNDRGVIPFERFFVGGDGLGSYSLDGRESIALRGYENQSIQPVDEDGFVTSDGGSIYNKFSLELRYPITLKPSAKIYMLGFLEGGIAYNNFKDYNPFDLKRSSGLGLRLFMPAFGLLGIDFGYGFDNIPGQPNQISGWQTHFIIGQQF; the protein is encoded by the coding sequence TTGGGAAAACAAGTGAACAACTTAGCTAAGCTAAAGTATTTAAAAAGAAGTACTAAACATTTTTTAGCAGTAATAGTAACCATATTTAGTTTAAGCACTTATGCTCAAGAAACTACATTTACAAAAGGTAACAAATACACTATTGCAGAAATTACAGTAAATGGTAACACATCATTTAGTGAGCAAACCATTATTACCTATTCTGGGTTAAGAAAAGGAAGCGAGATACAGATCCCTGGTGAGGACATTAGTGCTGCCATTAAAAAACTTTGGAACTCCAATCTTTTTAATGATATCGACATCTATCTATTAAAAGTAGAAGATAACACTGCATTCTTAGAAATTAGATTATCTGATTTACCAGAACTTAATGCTCTTAAAATTACAGGAGTTAAAAAAGGTAAAAAAGAAACTATAACAAAAGAAAACAAACTTGAAAAAGGAGTAAAGGTTACAGAAAACTTAGTAACCACAACAAAAAACTACTTACAAAACAAGTACAAAAAAGATGGTTTTTATAATACGAAAGTTAATATAAACACCATAGAAGTTATAGATACTTTAAATAAAGCTAAAGTCAATATGGTTTTAGCAATAGATAGAGGGAAAAAAGTAAAAGTAAAAGACATTGTATTTACTGGTAATTCTGTTTTAACAGATAAAAAGCTACGTGGTACAATGAAGAATACTAAAAAAAGAATCTACCCAAGAGTTTGGAAGCGTTCTAAATATATTGAAGAAGACTATAAAACAGACTTAACTAGTTTAATAAACAAGTATAAAGAAAACGGTTATAGAGATGCTAGAATATTATCTGACAGCTTAATAAAAAACAATGATAACACCGTTTCTTTAAAAATTAATCTAGAAGAAGGAGAGAAATATAGTTTTGGAGATATTTCATTTATTGGTAACACAGTATATTCAGACGAGCAATTAAAAAGAGTGCTACGTGTTAATAAAGGTGAAACCTACAATGGTGTTTTATTACAAGAAAGAATTGCAGACAACACGAAACCGGATGCAGCAGATTTAACCAATTTATATCAAAATAATGGTTATTTATTTTCTACTATAAACCCAGTAGAAGTTAATGCTGAAGGTAATGTTATTGATATGGAAATTAGAATTTCTGAAGGAAAACCTACCTATTTCAATAGCGTAACTGTACATGGTAATGATGTTACAAACGATAAAGTAATTTACCGTGAACTTCGTACCAGACCAGGACAATTATATAGTAAAGCAAATGTAGTTCGTACTATTAGAGAATTAAGTCAATTAGGATTCTTTGATGCAGAACAAATATCTACAGACTTTAAAAATCCAAACCCTAATGAAGGTACTATCGATTTACAATATGGTGTTGTAGAAACGGGTTCTAGCCAAATAGAACTACAAGGTGGTTATGGTGGAGGTGGTTTTATTGGAACTCTAGGTTTATCCTTTAATAACTTTTCTATTAAAAACATTTTAAACAAAAAAGCATACAAACCTGTACCTCGTGGTGATGGTCAAAAACTAGCACTTCGTTTACAAGCAAGTAAATTTTACCAAACCTATAGTTTCTCATTTACAGAACCATGGTTAGGTGGTAAAAAACCAGTACAATTTTCTACGTCTGTTTCGCACTCTAAGCAGTTTTTATACGATTCAAGTACTGGAAATGCAGATAAAGACAAGCGTTTTAATATTACAGGTCTATCTGTTGGTTTAGCAAAAAGACTTTCGGTACCTGATGATTACTTTACACTTTCTCAAGCGGTAAGTTTCCAACACTATGATTTAAAAAATTATAACACTGGACTATTTACTTTTGGTGATGGTTATTCAAATAACTTAGCATATACCATTGGATTAAGTAGAAACAACACATTTAACGACCCTGTTTTCCCAACTGGAGGTTCTAACTTCAACGTAAGTGCAAAATTATCTTTACCATATTCTTTATTTAATAATGTAGATTATGGTGAATTAGCAGACGAAAGAGCAGAACTAATGGAAACCACGAATGGTAATGACGATGCTTTTAATAGAATATCAGAAATAGATCAAGAGCGTTTTAAAATGTTAGAGTTTTACAAAATAAAATTCAAAGCAGATTGGTATACTAAAGTGGTAGGTAAATTAGTTTTACGTCCAAGTTTAGAATTTGGTTTCTTAGGAGCGTATAATAATGATAGAGGTGTTATTCCTTTTGAGCGTTTCTTCGTAGGTGGAGATGGTTTAGGTAGCTATAGTTTAGATGGTAGAGAATCTATTGCTTTACGTGGTTATGAAAACCAATCTATACAACCAGTAGATGAAGATGGATTTGTAACCAGTGATGGTGGTTCTATATATAACAAGTTCTCTTTAGAATTACGTTACCCAATTACATTAAAACCATCTGCAAAAATTTATATGTTAGGTTTTCTAGAAGGTGGTATTGCTTATAATAACTTTAAAGACTACAATCCTTTTGATCTTAAAAGATCTTCTGGTCTAGGTCTACGTTTATTCATGCCTGCTTTCGGATTATTAGGAATTGATTTTGGTTATGGATTTGATAATATTCCTGGGCAACCAAATCAAATAAGTGGATGGCAAACGCACTTTATTATTGGACAACAATTCTAG